Proteins from a single region of Sporosarcina sp. P33:
- the rsmD gene encoding 16S rRNA (guanine(966)-N(2))-methyltransferase RsmD, translating into MRVISGSRKGTPLKSLPGTSTRPTSDKVKESLFNKIGPYFDGGTVVELFGGSGSIAIEALSRGMEQAIVFEKNPKACAVIKANAEKCRMQELLHIEKRDARQAAMVLKQKNIRIDLLFVDPPYAAVEYYDVIKEVIMQELLADDATIVCEHDKNTALPEQYDTYIQITSAVYGSTAITIYEKRGY; encoded by the coding sequence GTGAGAGTCATTTCCGGTTCGAGAAAAGGAACGCCATTAAAATCCTTGCCTGGCACTTCTACACGTCCCACTTCAGACAAAGTAAAGGAATCACTATTCAATAAAATTGGTCCGTATTTCGATGGGGGAACAGTTGTTGAGCTGTTTGGCGGCAGCGGTTCCATTGCCATTGAAGCACTGTCAAGAGGAATGGAGCAGGCAATTGTGTTTGAAAAAAATCCGAAAGCCTGTGCCGTCATTAAAGCAAACGCAGAGAAATGCAGAATGCAGGAACTTCTGCATATTGAAAAAAGAGATGCCCGTCAGGCTGCCATGGTCTTAAAACAGAAAAACATCCGTATAGATCTGCTGTTTGTAGATCCTCCCTATGCAGCAGTCGAATATTATGATGTAATAAAAGAAGTGATCATGCAAGAACTATTGGCGGATGATGCAACCATCGTGTGTGAACATGATAAAAATACAGCATTGCCTGAACAGTACGATACATATATCCAAATTACTTCTGCAGTTTATGGAAGTACTGCTATTACGATTTACGAGAAAAGAGGCTACTAG
- the coaD gene encoding pantetheine-phosphate adenylyltransferase, with translation MSKIAIVPGSFDPVTNGHLDIIQRAAKTFPEVHVAVMNNSSKQPLFTVEERIALIHEVTSQYGNVTIDTSAGLLIDYAHEINASVIVRGLRAISDFEYEMQITSMNRVLDESIETFFVMTKSQYSFLSSSIVKEVARYGGDVSTLVPPHVNKALKEKFNN, from the coding sequence ATGTCGAAAATTGCAATTGTACCGGGAAGTTTCGATCCCGTAACGAACGGTCATCTGGATATCATCCAAAGGGCTGCGAAAACATTCCCGGAAGTGCACGTCGCGGTCATGAATAACTCGTCGAAGCAGCCGTTGTTCACAGTGGAAGAACGAATCGCCCTTATTCATGAAGTAACATCCCAATATGGCAATGTCACGATTGATACATCCGCAGGCCTGTTGATTGATTATGCGCATGAGATCAATGCTTCTGTTATTGTGCGCGGATTACGCGCAATATCGGACTTTGAGTACGAAATGCAAATCACTTCGATGAACCGGGTGCTGGATGAAAGCATTGAAACGTTTTTCGTCATGACAAAAAGTCAATATTCATTCCTCAGTTCGAGTATCGTGAAGGAAGTTGCACGATACGGCGGAGATGTCTCCACACTTGTGCCCCCGCATGTCAACAAAGCGCTCAAGGAAAAGTTCAATAATTGA